A section of the Pimelobacter simplex genome encodes:
- a CDS encoding ABC transporter permease: MSATTPAPTLDISGTPRTPITRLASVEFRKAIDTRAGFWLATSILALVMIVLLIFVLAVDGQKDFGDLLSVAGGVLGYFMPILIIMLVTSEQSQRNGLVTFTLEPQRSRVVIAKFLAGLLLAGTVMILAAVLAAGFTVLGAITGSSPSWSLDANLLFNGFVLSNVIGILVGFAISMLVMNTPAGIVAYFAYSLILPTAAGILSALSSGFEKIAPWIEFNTAQTPLFTGDYQPSGEQWAQIATSGFIWLIVPLALGLWRLMRIEFK; the protein is encoded by the coding sequence ATGAGCGCCACGACTCCCGCCCCGACCCTCGACATCTCCGGGACGCCGCGGACCCCGATCACCCGGCTCGCCAGCGTCGAGTTCCGCAAGGCCATCGACACCCGCGCCGGCTTCTGGCTCGCGACGTCGATCCTGGCCCTGGTCATGATCGTCCTGTTGATCTTCGTCCTCGCGGTCGACGGCCAGAAGGACTTCGGCGACCTGCTCAGCGTGGCCGGCGGCGTGCTCGGCTACTTCATGCCGATCCTGATCATCATGCTGGTGACGAGCGAGCAGTCCCAGCGCAACGGTCTGGTGACCTTCACCCTGGAGCCGCAGCGCTCCCGGGTGGTCATCGCCAAGTTCCTCGCCGGCCTGCTCCTCGCGGGCACCGTGATGATTCTCGCCGCGGTCCTCGCCGCAGGCTTCACCGTGCTCGGCGCGATCACCGGCAGCTCGCCGTCCTGGTCGCTCGACGCGAACCTGCTGTTCAACGGCTTCGTGCTCTCCAACGTCATCGGGATCCTGGTCGGCTTCGCGATCTCGATGCTGGTCATGAACACCCCGGCCGGCATCGTCGCCTACTTCGCCTACAGCCTGATCCTCCCGACCGCGGCCGGCATCCTCAGCGCGCTGAGCTCGGGCTTCGAGAAGATCGCCCCGTGGATCGAGTTCAACACCGCGCAGACGCCGCTGTTCACCGGCGACTACCAGCCCTCGGGCGAGCAGTGGGCGCAGATCGCGACTTCCGGCTTCATCTGGCTGATCGTGCCGCTGGCACTGGGCCTGTGGCGCCTGATGCGCATCGAGTTCAAGTGA
- a CDS encoding ABC transporter ATP-binding protein: MITVERLTKTYGAYTAVDDVSFACQPGRVTGFLGPNGAGKTTTMRVMVGLTLPTRGQVTIGGYKYHDIPNPGRHVGTLLDASAQHVGRTGREILTIAAKTMGLPASRVDDMLALVGLNDSESQRRLRNYSLGMKQRLGIAHALLGDPSVLILDEPANGLDPAGIRWMRGLLKGYADRGGTVLLSSHLLHEVEMIADEMILIGHGRIVAQGDKKSLLAGANGAATTLVTSLDNAALGAALSRGGHGVEPVGEGLKVQATPEQVGRAALSAGIVLTDLRSGGAGLEDLFLELTSETAREAVPGVGAPTTGGTPA; encoded by the coding sequence ATGATCACAGTCGAACGACTCACCAAGACCTACGGTGCGTACACCGCCGTGGACGACGTCAGTTTCGCCTGCCAGCCCGGCCGGGTGACCGGCTTCCTCGGCCCGAACGGCGCAGGCAAGACCACCACGATGCGGGTCATGGTCGGCCTCACGCTGCCGACCCGCGGCCAGGTCACCATCGGTGGCTACAAGTACCACGACATCCCCAACCCCGGCCGCCACGTCGGCACGCTGCTGGACGCCTCGGCCCAGCACGTCGGCCGGACGGGACGCGAGATCCTCACGATCGCGGCCAAGACGATGGGCCTACCGGCCAGCCGGGTCGACGATATGCTCGCCCTGGTGGGTCTCAACGACTCCGAGTCGCAGCGCCGCCTGCGCAACTACTCGCTCGGCATGAAGCAGCGCCTCGGCATCGCCCACGCGCTGCTCGGCGACCCGTCGGTGCTCATCCTCGACGAGCCCGCCAACGGCCTCGACCCGGCCGGCATCCGCTGGATGCGCGGACTCCTCAAGGGGTACGCCGACCGCGGCGGCACGGTGCTGCTCTCCAGCCACCTGCTGCACGAGGTGGAGATGATCGCCGACGAGATGATCCTCATCGGCCACGGCCGGATCGTCGCCCAGGGCGACAAGAAGTCGCTGCTGGCCGGTGCCAACGGCGCGGCGACGACGCTGGTGACCTCGCTCGACAACGCCGCGCTCGGCGCCGCGCTCTCGCGGGGCGGCCACGGCGTCGAGCCGGTCGGCGAAGGCCTCAAGGTGCAGGCGACCCCGGAGCAGGTCGGCCGTGCCGCCCTGTCCGCCGGCATCGTCCTCACCGACCTCCGGTCCGGCGGCGCCGGCCTGGAGGACCTGTTCCTCGAGCTGACCTCGGAGACGGCCCGCGAGGCCGTTCCCGGTGTCGGTGCACCGACCACCGGAGGTACCCCCGCATGA
- the rdgB gene encoding RdgB/HAM1 family non-canonical purine NTP pyrophosphatase, whose product MKVLVASRNAKKLEEMRRILAEHMTTVEVVGLDDVTPYDEPVEDQPTFEGNALVKARAGVAATGLPTLADDSGICVDALNGMPGVLSARWSGPPKSDERNNTLLLAQLADVPDERRTGHFACAVALAHPDGRELVVEGRMDGIVIREVRGAGGFGYDVLFVAEDRPGVTTAELTREDKDAISHRGKALREIAPLVADLLG is encoded by the coding sequence GTGAAGGTGCTCGTCGCCTCGCGCAACGCCAAGAAGCTCGAGGAGATGCGCCGCATCCTCGCCGAGCACATGACCACCGTCGAGGTGGTCGGCCTCGACGACGTCACGCCGTACGACGAGCCGGTCGAGGACCAGCCCACCTTCGAGGGCAACGCCCTGGTCAAGGCCCGCGCCGGCGTCGCCGCGACCGGCCTGCCCACCCTCGCCGACGACTCGGGCATCTGCGTCGACGCCCTCAACGGCATGCCCGGGGTGCTCTCGGCGCGCTGGTCCGGCCCGCCCAAGTCCGACGAGCGCAACAACACGCTCCTCCTCGCCCAGCTGGCCGACGTCCCCGACGAGCGTCGTACGGGGCACTTCGCGTGCGCCGTCGCCCTCGCCCACCCCGACGGCCGCGAGCTCGTCGTCGAGGGCCGGATGGACGGCATCGTGATCCGCGAGGTGCGCGGCGCCGGCGGCTTCGGCTACGACGTGCTCTTCGTCGCCGAGGACCGGCCCGGCGTGACCACCGCCGAGCTCACCCGCGAGGACAAGGACGCGATCTCGCACCGCGGCAAGGCGCTGCGCGAGATCGCGCCGCTGGTCGCCGACCTGCTGGGCTAG
- a CDS encoding sensor histidine kinase, protein MDEPSPDDYQPRLRWYGHLWRYLLMLVISLLVWAPAIDEQVDEMPILFWIDIVVGLIAYVVVAYRRRWPVPIAVATIVMTPFSSLAAGPATLATVSLATRRRWWQVIAVGVLNLLGGWAYYWVQPMHDSDPWWLTATVSVAVCAAILAWGMFIGSRRELIWTLRQRAETAEAERDLRATQARSNERARIAREMHDVLAHRISQISMHAGALTYREDLSADEMRSSVTVIQAKAHEALRDLREVLGVLREAEGGGPLTGPQPTYRDLDALIDDAREAGTAIEYDDRLAPDAGELPDAVGRTVYRIVQEGITNATKHARAATVRITLSGSPADGVDVVLRNALGFGPTRTPGAGLGLVGLTERAELRGGWLTHGVEHTADATAPDAFVLHAWLPWAAEQEEIPS, encoded by the coding sequence GTGGATGAGCCGAGCCCGGACGACTACCAGCCACGGCTGCGCTGGTACGGCCATCTGTGGCGCTACCTGCTGATGCTGGTGATCAGCCTCCTGGTGTGGGCACCGGCCATCGACGAGCAGGTCGACGAGATGCCGATTCTGTTCTGGATCGACATCGTCGTCGGCCTCATCGCCTATGTCGTCGTCGCCTATCGGCGGCGCTGGCCGGTGCCGATCGCGGTCGCCACCATCGTGATGACGCCGTTCAGCTCGCTCGCGGCCGGACCGGCGACCCTGGCGACGGTCTCGCTGGCCACCCGGCGGCGCTGGTGGCAGGTGATCGCGGTGGGCGTGCTCAACCTGCTCGGGGGCTGGGCCTATTACTGGGTGCAGCCGATGCACGACAGCGACCCGTGGTGGTTGACCGCCACGGTGAGTGTCGCGGTGTGCGCCGCGATCCTGGCCTGGGGCATGTTCATCGGCTCGCGGCGCGAGCTGATCTGGACGCTGCGCCAGCGGGCCGAGACGGCGGAGGCCGAGCGCGACCTCCGGGCGACGCAGGCCCGTTCCAACGAGCGGGCCCGGATCGCGCGGGAGATGCACGACGTGCTGGCCCACCGGATCTCGCAGATCTCCATGCACGCGGGAGCGCTGACCTATCGCGAGGACCTGAGCGCCGACGAGATGCGCAGCAGCGTCACGGTCATCCAGGCCAAGGCGCACGAGGCGCTGCGCGACCTGCGCGAGGTGCTGGGCGTGCTGCGCGAGGCCGAGGGCGGCGGGCCGCTCACCGGGCCCCAGCCGACGTACCGCGACCTCGACGCGCTCATCGACGACGCGCGCGAGGCCGGCACCGCCATCGAGTACGACGACCGCTTGGCGCCCGACGCCGGCGAGCTGCCCGACGCGGTCGGCCGCACCGTCTACCGGATCGTCCAGGAGGGCATCACCAACGCCACCAAGCACGCCCGGGCGGCGACGGTGCGGATCACGCTCAGCGGCTCCCCCGCCGACGGTGTCGACGTGGTGCTGCGCAACGCCCTCGGCTTCGGGCCGACCCGGACCCCGGGCGCCGGGCTGGGCCTGGTCGGGCTGACCGAGCGGGCCGAGCTGCGCGGCGGCTGGCTGACCCACGGGGTGGAGCACACCGCGGACGCGACGGCCCCGGATGCGTTCGTGCTGCACGCCTGGCTACCGTGGGCCGCCGAGCAGGAGGAGATCCCGTCATGA
- a CDS encoding amidohydrolase, whose protein sequence is MPSTPEALIAIYEDLHRHPELGGQEHRTAGIVADHLRTLGYDVTTGVGGTGVVATLERGAGPTVLLRADMDGLPVREDTGLPYASTATATTADGEEHPVMHACGHDVHVTCLLGAAARLVEDREWQGRVLLVFQPDEETGNGARAMVADGLYERFGKPDVVLGQHVAPLPVGVLGVTAGPAFAASDSLRVVLHGSGGHGSRPEATVDPVVLGAATVLRLQTVVAREIAGSDMAVVTVGSFHAGTAPNIIPDEAVLQLSIRTTDEHVRARVLAAVERIVRGEAAAAGAPREPEVVTIDGTPTVVNDAGACARVTAAFQAAGGHLVVDPGTVTGSEDVGILADEAGVPCAYWLLGGADPALFAGATTVEELKRVVGELPSNHSPRFAPLAAPTLESGVAALVTAARSFLG, encoded by the coding sequence ATGCCGTCCACCCCCGAAGCCCTGATCGCGATCTACGAGGACCTGCACCGCCACCCCGAGCTGGGTGGTCAGGAGCACCGGACCGCGGGCATCGTCGCCGACCACCTCCGCACCCTCGGGTACGACGTCACGACCGGCGTGGGCGGGACGGGTGTCGTCGCGACGCTCGAGCGGGGTGCCGGCCCGACGGTCCTGCTGCGCGCCGACATGGACGGCCTGCCGGTCCGCGAGGACACCGGTCTGCCCTACGCGAGCACCGCCACGGCCACCACCGCCGACGGCGAGGAGCACCCGGTGATGCACGCGTGCGGGCACGACGTCCACGTGACGTGCCTGCTGGGGGCGGCGGCTCGGCTGGTCGAGGACCGGGAGTGGCAGGGCCGGGTGCTGCTGGTGTTCCAGCCGGACGAGGAGACGGGCAACGGGGCCCGGGCGATGGTCGCGGACGGGCTCTACGAGCGGTTCGGCAAGCCGGACGTGGTGCTGGGCCAGCACGTGGCGCCGCTGCCGGTGGGTGTGCTGGGCGTGACCGCGGGGCCGGCGTTCGCGGCCTCGGACAGCCTGCGGGTCGTGCTGCACGGCAGCGGCGGGCACGGGTCGCGGCCGGAGGCGACGGTCGACCCGGTGGTGCTGGGGGCGGCGACGGTGCTGCGGCTCCAGACGGTGGTCGCGCGCGAGATCGCGGGCAGCGACATGGCGGTGGTCACCGTGGGCTCGTTCCACGCGGGGACGGCGCCCAACATCATCCCGGACGAGGCGGTGCTGCAGCTGTCGATCCGGACCACCGACGAGCACGTGCGGGCCCGGGTGCTGGCCGCGGTCGAGCGCATCGTCCGGGGCGAGGCGGCGGCCGCGGGTGCGCCCCGCGAGCCGGAGGTCGTGACGATCGACGGGACGCCCACGGTGGTCAACGACGCCGGCGCGTGCGCGCGGGTCACCGCGGCGTTCCAGGCGGCGGGCGGGCACCTGGTGGTCGACCCGGGGACGGTGACCGGCAGCGAGGACGTGGGCATCCTGGCCGACGAGGCGGGGGTGCCGTGCGCCTACTGGCTGCTCGGGGGAGCGGACCCGGCGCTGTTCGCGGGCGCGACCACGGTCGAGGAGCTCAAGCGCGTGGTCGGCGAGCTGCCCTCGAACCACTCGCCCCGCTTCGCGCCGCTGGCCGCGCCCACGCTGGAGTCCGGCGTCGCCGCCCTGGTCACCGCGGCCCGGTCCTTCCTGGGCTGA
- a CDS encoding helix-turn-helix transcriptional regulator, which produces MSGDGSTAVADRLLGAVRGQDWAQASTIIDEAWIELTMTGHLDAVGQVVATLPEQFLHEPPTAGLVAENVGRLPPGSVNAQVPADHGTLRALGRSPAAHRVLSRTLAGMAARRRRGLHTSAMEYVARGTVVADAAEFVMFREVRRLLPFWQLQAGITAHLAGELGIARRLHRAAYRSREASAYDIVGRDAAGNMAMIEALSGRLVEADAWLARALSETHRPTWVGPLVQVPIDVAAGIAAADRLDREGCLRFLERAATSADHDEHWAGVLFAYTSIELVLGDIAGAVAFVAQLEESHERWTGETGLGRTGLALARADLALTQGRGTVARSALRGLEDDPAAVPTLARLALLEGDPDRTAALADAAGHDETVSLRGRLELLLAGAAADVARDQPEPAAERLATAVRLAEPHGILRVFATVPRAVLEAVEPRVPGLRDVLARLEERRIGEIYPDQVVSVQLTRRERELLHELAGPLTLGQIAEKWFVSRETVKSQMNSLRTKLEVSTRQEVLSRAAALGLTGAPEDAGT; this is translated from the coding sequence CGGCCAGGTCGTCGCCACGCTCCCCGAGCAGTTCCTCCACGAGCCGCCGACCGCGGGCCTGGTCGCCGAGAACGTCGGGCGGCTCCCACCCGGCTCGGTCAACGCCCAGGTGCCCGCCGACCACGGCACGCTGCGCGCGCTGGGACGCTCCCCGGCCGCGCACCGGGTGCTGAGCCGCACCCTGGCGGGCATGGCCGCGCGCCGCCGCCGCGGCCTGCACACCAGCGCCATGGAGTACGTCGCCCGCGGCACCGTCGTCGCCGACGCCGCCGAGTTCGTGATGTTCCGCGAGGTCCGGCGGCTGCTGCCGTTCTGGCAGCTCCAGGCCGGCATCACCGCCCACCTGGCCGGCGAGCTGGGCATCGCGCGCCGGCTGCACCGGGCGGCGTACCGGAGCCGGGAGGCCTCGGCCTACGACATCGTCGGGCGCGACGCGGCTGGCAACATGGCGATGATCGAGGCCCTGTCGGGACGCCTGGTCGAGGCCGACGCCTGGCTGGCCCGGGCGCTCTCGGAGACCCACCGGCCGACCTGGGTCGGACCGCTGGTCCAGGTGCCCATCGACGTCGCGGCCGGCATCGCCGCCGCGGACCGGCTCGACCGCGAGGGCTGCCTGCGCTTCCTGGAGCGCGCCGCGACCTCGGCGGACCACGACGAGCACTGGGCCGGCGTCCTGTTCGCCTACACGAGCATCGAGCTGGTCCTCGGCGACATCGCCGGAGCGGTCGCCTTCGTCGCCCAGCTCGAGGAGTCGCACGAGCGCTGGACCGGCGAGACCGGGCTGGGCCGGACCGGCCTCGCCCTGGCCCGCGCCGACCTCGCGCTCACCCAGGGGCGCGGCACCGTGGCGCGCAGTGCCCTGCGCGGCCTGGAGGACGACCCGGCCGCCGTACCGACGCTCGCCCGGCTCGCCCTCCTCGAGGGCGATCCCGACCGCACCGCCGCGCTCGCCGACGCCGCCGGGCACGACGAGACGGTCAGCCTCCGCGGCCGGCTGGAGCTGCTGCTGGCGGGCGCGGCCGCCGACGTGGCCCGCGACCAGCCGGAGCCGGCGGCGGAGCGCCTCGCCACGGCGGTGCGTCTCGCGGAGCCGCACGGCATCCTGCGGGTGTTCGCGACCGTGCCCCGCGCGGTCCTCGAGGCGGTCGAGCCGCGGGTGCCCGGCCTGCGCGACGTGCTCGCCCGGCTCGAGGAGCGCCGGATCGGGGAGATCTACCCCGACCAGGTGGTCTCGGTCCAGCTCACCCGCCGCGAGCGCGAGCTGCTCCACGAGCTGGCCGGACCGCTCACGCTCGGGCAGATCGCCGAGAAGTGGTTCGTCTCGCGCGAGACCGTGAAGTCCCAGATGAACTCGTTGCGCACCAAGCTCGAGGTCTCCACACGCCAGGAGGTGCTGAGCCGGGCCGCCGCCCTCGGGCTCACCGGCGCCCCCGAGGACGCCGGCACCTGA
- a CDS encoding MauE/DoxX family redox-associated membrane protein, translated as MVTVVVCATVVAAGVLLTVAGTAHIRDRKTLLAHLLAHDVLGYRWSRRAAQLLGPVELLLGIVLLLSPGAVLVSGHPLPLVVAAASAAALLLVMTGYVLQALRRGGDLFCACFGTEERLGARTLLRVLLLGLAMVTATVRPAFPLAWADLALALVIGAVVAGLLGPAQWAARRTSEAG; from the coding sequence ATGGTCACCGTCGTCGTCTGTGCCACCGTCGTGGCGGCCGGCGTCCTTCTGACGGTGGCCGGCACCGCCCACATCCGGGACCGCAAAACGTTGCTGGCGCACCTTCTCGCTCACGACGTCCTGGGCTACCGGTGGTCGCGGCGGGCGGCCCAGCTGCTCGGCCCGGTCGAGCTGCTCCTCGGAATCGTTCTCCTGCTCAGCCCGGGCGCGGTCCTGGTGAGTGGCCACCCGCTGCCGCTCGTGGTCGCCGCGGCCTCGGCGGCTGCCCTGCTGCTGGTCATGACCGGGTACGTCCTTCAAGCGCTGCGCAGGGGAGGCGACCTGTTCTGCGCCTGCTTCGGAACCGAGGAACGGCTCGGTGCGCGCACCCTGCTCCGGGTCTTGCTGCTCGGTCTTGCCATGGTGACGGCGACCGTCCGGCCGGCGTTCCCGCTGGCCTGGGCAGACTTGGCACTCGCGCTCGTCATCGGGGCGGTCGTTGCCGGCCTGCTGGGGCCTGCTCAGTGGGCTGCGCGCCGGACATCGGAGGCGGGCTGA
- the rph gene encoding ribonuclease PH, translating to MSTREDGRADDELRPIKITRNWLDHPAGSVLIEFGKTRVLCAASASEGVPRWRKGSGLGWVTAEYAMLPASTNTRSDRESVKGRIGGRTHEISRLIGRSLRAIIDDKALGENTIQIDCDVLQADGGTRTAAITGAYVALADACAKLGVPGALTGSVAAVSVGIIDGVPRLDLPYVEDVRAETDMNVVMTGAGSFVEVQGTAEGAPFDRAELDALLNLAEKGCVDLTRLQQEALSS from the coding sequence ATGAGCACCCGCGAGGACGGCCGCGCCGACGACGAGCTGCGCCCGATCAAGATCACCCGCAACTGGCTCGACCACCCGGCAGGGTCGGTGCTGATCGAGTTCGGCAAGACCCGCGTGCTGTGCGCGGCGTCCGCGTCCGAGGGCGTGCCGCGCTGGCGCAAGGGATCCGGCCTGGGCTGGGTCACCGCCGAGTACGCGATGCTCCCCGCCTCCACCAACACCCGCTCGGACCGCGAGTCGGTCAAGGGCCGGATCGGTGGCCGTACCCACGAGATCAGCCGCCTGATCGGCCGCTCGCTGCGCGCGATCATCGACGACAAGGCGCTGGGCGAGAACACCATCCAGATCGACTGCGACGTCCTCCAGGCCGACGGCGGCACCCGCACCGCCGCGATCACCGGCGCCTACGTCGCCCTCGCCGACGCGTGCGCCAAGCTCGGCGTGCCCGGCGCCCTCACCGGCTCGGTCGCCGCGGTCAGCGTCGGCATCATCGACGGCGTCCCGCGCCTCGACCTGCCCTACGTCGAGGACGTGCGCGCCGAGACCGACATGAACGTCGTGATGACCGGCGCCGGCTCCTTCGTCGAGGTCCAGGGCACCGCCGAGGGCGCGCCCTTCGACCGCGCCGAGCTCGACGCCCTGCTCAACCTCGCCGAGAAGGGCTGCGTCGACCTCACCCGCCTCCAGCAGGAGGCGCTGTCGTCGTGA
- a CDS encoding SGNH/GDSL hydrolase family protein — protein sequence MGNGYLRFAALGDSTTVGLGDPVPGGGWRGWARILAESLRTSYDVSFCNVAVSGATAGVVRERQLDQALAHRPDLASLLVGVNDTLRSTWDPARLRADLFATAAALTGGGATLMTVRWHDHGALLGLPRVLTRPMGERIDVVNAVYDDLHAAYGGLRLDLALMPEVLDRSCWSIDRFHPSELGHRALARAWAERLRAAGYDFPLPGLEPYGGCPPSWRRDVAWMVTEGAPWFGRRARDLGPWAVRRALAAAR from the coding sequence GTGGGCAACGGATACCTGCGGTTCGCCGCCCTCGGCGACAGCACCACCGTCGGGCTCGGCGACCCGGTCCCCGGGGGTGGTTGGCGGGGGTGGGCACGGATCCTCGCGGAGTCCCTCCGCACGTCGTACGACGTCTCGTTCTGCAATGTCGCCGTGTCGGGGGCGACCGCCGGGGTCGTCCGCGAGCGCCAGCTCGACCAGGCGCTCGCGCACCGGCCCGACCTGGCCTCGCTGCTGGTCGGGGTCAACGACACGCTGCGCTCGACGTGGGACCCGGCGCGGCTGCGGGCGGACCTCTTCGCCACCGCGGCGGCGCTGACCGGCGGGGGCGCGACGCTGATGACGGTGCGCTGGCACGACCACGGGGCGCTGCTGGGGCTGCCGCGGGTGCTGACCCGGCCGATGGGGGAGCGGATCGACGTGGTCAACGCGGTCTACGACGACCTCCACGCGGCGTACGGCGGCCTGCGGCTCGACCTGGCCCTGATGCCGGAGGTGCTCGACCGCTCGTGCTGGTCGATCGACCGCTTCCACCCCTCCGAGCTCGGCCACCGCGCGCTCGCCCGGGCCTGGGCCGAGCGGCTGCGGGCGGCGGGCTACGACTTCCCGCTTCCCGGCCTGGAGCCGTACGGCGGCTGCCCGCCGAGCTGGCGTCGCGACGTGGCCTGGATGGTGACCGAGGGAGCCCCCTGGTTCGGCCGGCGGGCGCGCGACCTCGGCCCCTGGGCGGTACGACGGGCGCTCGCCGCCGCCCGCTGA